One part of the Chryseobacterium mulctrae genome encodes these proteins:
- the mqo gene encoding malate dehydrogenase (quinone): MPHAITNRTPKPKYDVVLIGGGIMSVTLATLLHEFDPNLDIAIFERLGRFAKESTAAWNNAGTGHSAFCELNYTPEKEDGSIDISKAEKIAEQFEISKQFWSYLVDKKYIQNPQEFINSCAHMSLVFGEKDAEYLRKRHEAMKNSPLFSEMEFSTNHDTLREWIPLVMSKRNQSEVLAATKMNIGTDVNFGTLTRKMGRHLVEDSHVEVFLYHEVKDIDPRENGKWEMKVKDRINNHKQEVVADFVFIGAGGYALPLLDSSDIKESEGYGGFPVSGEWLVTHNQELVAQHQAKVYTQATVDAPPMSVPHLDLRIIDGKKALLFGPFAGFSTKFLKEGSYLDLPESVNTKNLRSLFGAWWHNIPLTKYLIQQVAMTKAQRIQHLREFVKDAKEEDWELKVAGQRVQIIKKDDKLGGKLEFGTEVVVNDKGTIASLLGASPGASTAVFAMLNVLEKCFPEKLKGEWKDKLLEMIPSYGQKLSENPELAKRMRAHSKEKLELKH; this comes from the coding sequence ATGCCACACGCAATTACCAACAGAACGCCTAAGCCAAAATATGATGTAGTGCTTATAGGAGGCGGAATTATGAGTGTTACTTTAGCCACTTTACTTCACGAGTTTGATCCAAATTTAGATATTGCTATTTTCGAAAGGCTGGGAAGATTTGCCAAAGAAAGTACCGCTGCATGGAACAATGCAGGAACTGGTCACTCTGCATTTTGTGAACTCAATTATACACCAGAAAAAGAAGATGGGAGTATAGATATTTCAAAAGCTGAAAAAATTGCAGAACAGTTTGAAATTTCAAAACAGTTTTGGTCTTATTTAGTTGACAAAAAATACATTCAGAATCCTCAGGAATTTATTAATTCTTGTGCTCACATGAGTTTGGTTTTTGGTGAAAAAGATGCAGAATATCTTAGAAAAAGACACGAAGCAATGAAAAATTCACCTCTGTTTTCAGAAATGGAATTTTCTACCAATCATGATACGTTAAGAGAATGGATTCCTTTGGTAATGAGCAAAAGAAATCAGTCTGAAGTTTTGGCAGCTACTAAAATGAATATCGGAACCGATGTCAATTTTGGAACGTTGACCCGAAAAATGGGACGCCATCTTGTGGAAGATTCTCATGTAGAAGTTTTCTTGTATCACGAAGTGAAAGATATCGATCCCAGAGAAAACGGAAAATGGGAAATGAAAGTAAAAGATCGCATCAACAATCATAAACAGGAAGTTGTTGCAGATTTTGTTTTTATTGGAGCAGGAGGTTATGCATTGCCTTTGCTCGATAGTTCAGATATTAAAGAAAGTGAAGGTTACGGCGGTTTTCCGGTTTCTGGGGAATGGTTGGTCACGCATAATCAGGAATTGGTAGCGCAACATCAGGCAAAAGTTTATACTCAAGCAACAGTTGATGCACCGCCAATGTCTGTTCCGCATTTGGATTTGAGAATTATTGATGGTAAAAAAGCATTGCTTTTTGGTCCTTTTGCTGGTTTTTCAACGAAATTTTTGAAAGAAGGAAGCTATCTTGATTTACCCGAAAGTGTCAATACCAAAAATCTCCGCTCTTTATTCGGAGCTTGGTGGCACAATATTCCGTTGACAAAATATCTGATTCAGCAGGTTGCGATGACAAAAGCTCAAAGAATACAACATTTAAGAGAATTTGTAAAAGATGCAAAAGAAGAAGACTGGGAACTGAAAGTTGCCGGACAACGTGTTCAGATCATCAAAAAAGATGATAAATTAGGAGGTAAATTAGAATTCGGAACCGAGGTTGTTGTAAACGATAAAGGAACGATTGCTTCACTTTTAGGAGCTTCTCCGGGAGCATCAACTGCAGTTTTTGCAATGTTGAATGTTTTAGAAAAATGTTTCCCTGAAAAATTAAAAGGAGAATGGAAAGATAAATTGTTGGAAATGATCCCGTCATACGGACAAAAATTATCCGAAAATCCTGAACTGGCAAAAAGAATGAGAGCTCACAGCAAAGAAAAATTAGAGCTTAAGCATTAA
- a CDS encoding NAD(P)H-dependent glycerol-3-phosphate dehydrogenase gives MAKKKTNSESSTSKKTKNDVAVGVVGSGSFATAIVKMLVENCKTVHWCVRNEFVKGAIELRGHNPTYLTAVNFNLKNLKLTTDVNELVTACDVVVLATPSIYLSDTLDKMTCEYKDKIFVSAIKGIIPKVNDVVAHYLKEEFQIGFRNQAVIAGPCHAEEVAMERLSYLTVATVEDEVSEKLVNIFNSDFIKVNSSKDILGNEYSAILKNIFAIGAGIASGLGYGDNFTAVFVSNAIREMETFLEAIYEAPRDVNESAYLGDLLVTAYSLFSRNRNLGNLIGKGYTVKSAIQSMNMVAEGYYAADSIYKTAKQKKLELPIIDTVYGILYEGKNAEKQFKKLTAKLN, from the coding sequence ATGGCGAAAAAGAAAACCAACTCAGAATCTTCTACTTCTAAAAAAACCAAAAATGACGTTGCAGTTGGCGTTGTTGGTAGCGGAAGTTTTGCAACAGCAATTGTAAAAATGCTTGTTGAAAATTGCAAAACCGTGCATTGGTGTGTTAGAAATGAGTTTGTAAAAGGAGCAATTGAACTGCGTGGGCACAATCCTACATATCTTACGGCAGTTAATTTCAATCTTAAAAATTTAAAATTAACAACTGATGTCAACGAGTTGGTGACAGCTTGTGATGTTGTTGTTTTGGCAACTCCATCTATTTATCTTTCAGATACTTTAGATAAAATGACGTGTGAGTATAAAGACAAAATTTTTGTTTCTGCAATTAAAGGGATTATTCCAAAAGTGAACGATGTGGTTGCACATTATTTAAAAGAAGAATTTCAGATAGGATTCAGAAATCAGGCAGTCATTGCAGGACCGTGTCACGCTGAAGAGGTTGCAATGGAAAGACTTTCTTATCTTACGGTGGCAACTGTGGAAGACGAAGTTTCTGAAAAACTGGTTAATATTTTCAATTCAGATTTCATCAAAGTAAATTCCAGCAAAGATATTTTAGGTAACGAATACAGTGCGATTCTTAAAAATATTTTCGCAATCGGAGCCGGTATTGCAAGTGGTTTGGGGTATGGTGATAACTTTACGGCTGTTTTTGTATCGAATGCGATTAGAGAGATGGAAACTTTCCTTGAAGCGATTTATGAGGCTCCAAGAGATGTTAACGAAAGTGCTTATTTGGGAGATTTACTGGTTACAGCATATTCATTGTTTTCAAGAAACAGAAATTTAGGAAATCTTATCGGAAAAGGATATACCGTAAAATCTGCGATTCAGTCGATGAACATGGTTGCAGAAGGATATTATGCTGCAGATTCTATTTACAAAACAGCAAAACAGAAAAAACTGGAATTACCGATTATTGATACCGTTTACGGAATTTTGTATGAAGGTAAAAATGCTGAAAAACAATTTAAAAAACTAACAGCAAAGCTGAATTAG
- a CDS encoding peptidoglycan DD-metalloendopeptidase family protein: MKKFLGSKKKVTVLIGGLLLIVFAQSIFIAKLFSEKDDKNYEVNLVKINTEKDSVDYLKMKTDLGLVDQTVSQLNSFLKSKDIKNEKLMVLDNDSISNSIYLAKQSNRYSQYLMDLQKKLMQVPLGMPTEGYISSNFGIRKNPIPFKTVYASVKPTSAPVAVAATPKPEVKAEPVEKIIEVTDSYGNKREIKVMVTPKTASTTSAAPTTSNAKNVAVSKAPTEKNNPPAEADQMQFHKGLDIAVPFGSDVVATAAGTVIFSGQKGGYGNCVIVSHGNGLATLYGHLSQLVAKTNEKVKVGQVIAKSGNSGRSTGPHLHYEVHKNNAPVNPKLFMSL, from the coding sequence ATGAAGAAATTTTTAGGCAGCAAAAAGAAAGTAACTGTTCTTATTGGAGGACTTTTACTGATCGTTTTTGCACAAAGTATTTTCATTGCCAAATTGTTTTCGGAGAAAGATGACAAAAACTATGAAGTAAATTTGGTAAAAATAAATACAGAAAAAGACAGCGTTGATTATCTGAAAATGAAAACAGATCTTGGCTTGGTAGATCAAACGGTTTCTCAACTGAATTCTTTTCTAAAATCAAAAGATATTAAGAACGAAAAGTTGATGGTTCTTGATAACGACAGTATTTCAAACTCAATTTATCTGGCAAAACAATCAAACAGATACAGCCAATATCTGATGGATCTGCAGAAAAAACTGATGCAGGTTCCTTTAGGAATGCCTACTGAAGGGTATATTTCATCTAACTTTGGAATCAGAAAAAATCCTATTCCTTTTAAAACAGTTTATGCGTCTGTAAAACCTACTTCAGCTCCAGTCGCTGTCGCAGCAACTCCAAAACCTGAAGTAAAAGCTGAACCGGTAGAAAAAATTATAGAAGTAACCGACAGTTACGGAAACAAGAGAGAAATAAAAGTGATGGTGACTCCAAAAACAGCAAGTACAACTTCTGCTGCACCAACAACTTCAAATGCTAAAAATGTAGCTGTTTCTAAAGCTCCAACAGAAAAAAACAATCCTCCTGCAGAAGCTGATCAAATGCAGTTTCACAAAGGTTTGGATATTGCCGTTCCTTTCGGATCTGATGTTGTTGCAACTGCAGCCGGAACTGTAATTTTCTCAGGACAGAAAGGTGGTTATGGAAACTGCGTCATTGTATCTCACGGAAACGGATTGGCAACACTTTACGGTCACCTTTCACAATTGGTTGCAAAAACCAATGAGAAAGTGAAAGTTGGGCAAGTGATTGCAAAATCAGGGAATTCAGGACGTTCTACAGGACCGCATTTGCATTATGAAGTACACAAAAACAATGCTCCGGTAAATCCGAAGTTGTTTATGAGTTTATAA
- a CDS encoding NAD(P)-dependent oxidoreductase has protein sequence MKKVAVIGATGFVGTQVVKELENRGFEVKAIVRDASKVNETENVKAKSVDVNNVDELAEALKGNDAVINTFNAGWTNPNLYNDFLNGSINIEKAVEKSGVKRFITVGGAGSLFIDGNQLVDGPDFPADIKPGATAARDYLNKIKENTTLDWTFFSPAIEMHPGTAGIRTGKYRTALENPVFNEEGRSVLSVEDVAVVLVDELEQNNHIRERFTAAY, from the coding sequence ATGAAAAAAGTAGCAGTAATCGGTGCAACAGGATTTGTGGGAACACAAGTAGTAAAAGAACTCGAAAACAGAGGTTTTGAAGTGAAAGCAATCGTAAGAGATGCATCTAAAGTGAATGAAACTGAAAACGTAAAAGCAAAAAGCGTTGATGTAAATAATGTAGATGAATTAGCAGAAGCTTTGAAAGGAAATGATGCTGTAATCAATACCTTTAATGCAGGTTGGACGAATCCTAATCTTTACAATGATTTTCTAAACGGTTCAATTAATATCGAAAAAGCGGTTGAAAAATCAGGGGTGAAAAGATTTATTACAGTTGGTGGAGCAGGAAGCTTATTCATCGACGGAAATCAACTGGTTGACGGACCAGATTTTCCGGCAGACATCAAACCCGGAGCAACTGCAGCAAGAGATTATTTAAATAAAATCAAAGAAAATACAACTTTAGACTGGACTTTTTTCAGTCCTGCAATTGAAATGCATCCCGGAACAGCAGGAATCAGAACCGGAAAATACAGAACAGCTCTAGAAAATCCTGTATTCAATGAAGAGGGGAGAAGCGTACTTTCTGTAGAAGATGTTGCCGTTGTTTTGGTTGATGAACTGGAGCAAAACAATCACATCCGTGAAAGATTCACAGCAGCGTATTAA
- a CDS encoding Rrf2 family transcriptional regulator: MNNTRFATAIHIMTLLSKFPQEWLTSDWLAGSINVNPVIVRKEIGVLKEVGLIISRKGKEGGSQLAKDASDISISEIYSAVKNSEVLGKKNNNPNPACPVGKNINTHLGKLFTETDVLVCQFLGDKSLKEFTEHFD, from the coding sequence ATGAACAATACAAGATTTGCTACGGCGATACATATCATGACCTTGTTGTCAAAATTTCCTCAGGAGTGGCTTACTTCTGATTGGCTTGCCGGAAGTATTAATGTAAATCCTGTAATTGTTCGTAAAGAAATTGGTGTTTTAAAAGAAGTCGGTTTGATTATTAGCCGAAAAGGGAAAGAAGGAGGGAGCCAATTGGCAAAAGACGCTTCTGACATTAGTATTTCTGAAATTTATTCTGCGGTAAAAAACTCAGAAGTTTTAGGTAAAAAAAATAACAATCCTAATCCGGCTTGTCCTGTTGGTAAAAATATTAATACTCATTTAGGAAAGCTTTTTACAGAAACAGATGTATTGGTCTGTCAATTTTTAGGAGATAAATCGTTAAAAGAATTTACCGAACATTTCGACTAA
- a CDS encoding serine hydrolase, translating to MAKKLNISIFILFFFFGNFNAQIDKNSPLFLELKKQDSLFFERGFNNCDIAYLEKSVDENLKFYHDNSGFQDKKLFLERTKQNICSNPNQKPIRKVIESSLEVFPLYNNGELYGAIQSGEHQFFIREKNKEDVLGGQAKFTTVWTKKDVNWIMSDILSYDHGDPGQSKLTDNLEQLLKNNNIPTLGLGIIENGKLTEIKVYGKLNDKTSASYNSLFNVASLAKPVTAMTVLRLVSLGKWNLDEPLDKYFIDSDIAKDPRHKKLTTRLILSHQTGFPNWRWMNNDKKLRFEFDLGTKYQYSGEGFEYLRKALENKFHKSLEKLAKELVFQPLDMKDTSYIWNEKKYFERMILGYDNSGKPYEIVKNKTPNAADDLITSVEDYGKFLVAVLNNDLLTPKIDEEMKTKQIETKKDKFFGLGFEIYDLENNEIALSHGGSDNGVNTIIFLLPKTKKGLIIFTNVENGYKIYEPLVDHYLGNVGKKIISIETK from the coding sequence ATGGCAAAAAAACTTAACATCAGCATTTTTATTCTCTTCTTTTTCTTTGGAAACTTCAATGCTCAAATCGATAAAAATTCACCATTATTTTTAGAATTAAAGAAACAGGATAGTCTTTTTTTTGAACGTGGTTTTAATAATTGTGACATCGCATATCTTGAAAAATCAGTGGATGAAAATCTAAAATTCTATCATGATAACAGCGGGTTTCAGGATAAAAAATTATTTCTCGAAAGAACAAAACAGAATATCTGCTCAAATCCTAATCAAAAGCCAATTCGTAAAGTCATTGAAAGTAGTTTGGAAGTTTTTCCATTATACAATAACGGCGAATTGTATGGTGCGATACAGTCCGGAGAACATCAGTTTTTTATTCGTGAAAAAAATAAAGAAGATGTTTTAGGCGGCCAGGCAAAATTTACAACAGTCTGGACAAAAAAAGACGTTAATTGGATTATGAGTGATATTTTAAGTTATGATCACGGAGATCCAGGCCAATCAAAACTTACCGATAATTTGGAGCAATTGTTGAAAAATAATAACATCCCAACTTTAGGTTTAGGAATTATCGAGAATGGAAAATTGACTGAAATAAAAGTTTATGGAAAACTAAATGATAAAACATCGGCTTCTTACAATAGTCTTTTTAATGTTGCTTCTTTAGCCAAACCAGTTACTGCAATGACAGTTTTACGCTTGGTAAGTCTTGGTAAATGGAATCTTGACGAGCCGCTTGATAAATATTTTATCGATTCTGATATTGCTAAAGACCCAAGACATAAAAAATTGACCACAAGATTAATTTTAAGCCATCAAACAGGTTTTCCGAATTGGAGATGGATGAATAATGATAAAAAACTTCGTTTTGAGTTTGATCTGGGAACAAAATATCAATATTCGGGTGAAGGTTTTGAGTATCTGAGAAAAGCCCTTGAAAATAAATTTCACAAAAGTCTTGAAAAATTAGCAAAAGAACTTGTTTTTCAGCCTTTAGATATGAAAGATACAAGTTATATCTGGAATGAAAAGAAGTATTTTGAGAGAATGATACTTGGTTATGATAACTCAGGAAAGCCGTATGAAATTGTAAAAAATAAAACTCCAAATGCAGCCGATGATTTAATAACTTCTGTAGAAGATTACGGAAAATTTTTAGTTGCTGTTTTGAATAATGATTTGTTGACACCAAAGATTGACGAAGAAATGAAAACTAAGCAGATTGAAACTAAAAAGGACAAGTTTTTCGGTTTAGGATTTGAAATTTATGATCTTGAAAATAACGAAATTGCCTTATCACATGGTGGTTCCGATAATGGAGTAAATACTATTATTTTTCTTTTACCAAAAACAAAAAAAGGATTGATCATTTTTACGAATGTTGAAAATGGATATAAAATTTATGAACCTCTTGTTGATCATTACTTGGGAAATGTAGGGAAAAAGATCATTTCAATTGAAACAAAATAA
- a CDS encoding helix-turn-helix domain-containing protein translates to MSELKKIRERQNLTQEELAEKSGISVRTIQRIEAGTNPKGYTLKTLAASLDVSEKDLLISETIKEEIAVDEIIIVTENSDAFNSGLIKMINLSTLPLAWLPIANFLPPLLIMFFTKNKSQIVKQIISLQIFLAIISPIIFMLIALLKLGSESVMITMIFLVLANVYIILRNTYEIDKRQNLRYKLNFNII, encoded by the coding sequence ATGTCGGAATTAAAAAAAATCAGAGAGAGACAAAATCTTACTCAGGAAGAATTAGCTGAAAAGTCAGGAATTTCGGTAAGAACAATTCAACGGATTGAAGCGGGTACAAATCCAAAAGGTTATACCTTAAAAACGCTGGCTGCAAGTCTTGATGTTTCTGAAAAAGATTTATTGATTTCTGAGACGATAAAAGAAGAAATTGCAGTTGATGAAATTATTATTGTAACAGAAAATAGCGATGCTTTTAACTCCGGTTTAATCAAAATGATTAACCTTTCCACACTTCCATTGGCATGGCTTCCGATTGCTAATTTTTTGCCACCATTATTGATTATGTTTTTCACAAAAAATAAATCACAAATTGTAAAACAAATCATTTCACTTCAAATATTTTTAGCCATTATTTCGCCTATTATTTTTATGTTGATTGCGTTATTAAAACTAGGTTCAGAATCTGTTATGATCACAATGATTTTCTTGGTATTGGCAAATGTTTACATTATTTTGAGAAACACTTACGAAATTGACAAGAGACAAAATCTTCGTTATAAGTTGAATTTCAATATCATATAA
- a CDS encoding FKBP-type peptidyl-prolyl cis-trans isomerase codes for MGVADLLFKKKKELAEKNLKDGQEYMVEYGKRESVVQLPSGLQYEIITEGDGPKPGPKSMVKCHYHGTTIAGKVFDSSVKRGTPASFPLNKVIKGWTEALQLMPVGSKWRLIIPPHLAYGDQQISKEIGPNSTLVFQVELLDIK; via the coding sequence ATGGGAGTAGCAGATTTGTTATTTAAGAAGAAAAAAGAATTGGCAGAGAAAAACCTGAAAGACGGTCAGGAATATATGGTTGAATATGGTAAAAGAGAAAGTGTAGTGCAGTTACCAAGCGGATTGCAGTACGAAATCATTACCGAAGGTGATGGCCCAAAACCAGGTCCAAAATCTATGGTAAAATGCCATTACCACGGAACAACAATTGCCGGAAAAGTTTTCGACAGTTCTGTAAAAAGAGGAACTCCAGCTTCATTTCCGTTGAATAAAGTAATCAAAGGATGGACAGAAGCACTTCAGTTAATGCCTGTAGGAAGTAAATGGAGATTGATTATTCCACCGCATTTGGCTTATGGAGATCAGCAGATCAGTAAAGAAATCGGGCCAAACTCTACTTTGGTATTTCAGGTAGAATTATTGGATATTAAATAA
- a CDS encoding catalase family protein gives MPNSLKYNKNFEKLSYEEKQLLEETKKSIADFVEYSSTISDVNYATRNAHAKTYTVLKGEFIINKDIPNELKTVFDSDKYEITARLSNAHPKINKNKKEFPAYGFAIKIKDDSGRTISNYPLVNFPLFPVNSVSVFLKLFTSVNRFFVKKWSNFFLVLKQIYKVIPFTLNPSFLKNVWKLLLNKNNFMLSFEYHSVGAYRFDDKMIKIKVSPKNIDKNFGKKYSVKESVESFCRNHDYLAEVYIQFCYDLKDQPINRLNVEWKNSPFIKIGEIKIEKNSLLNPKGCENELLSFNPFESAEIFQPVGKIQKLRDEAYKVSLQTRKKINKLLKYK, from the coding sequence ATGCCAAATTCGTTAAAATATAATAAGAACTTTGAAAAGCTTAGCTATGAAGAAAAACAACTCTTGGAAGAGACCAAAAAGAGCATTGCCGATTTTGTAGAATACTCATCTACAATAAGTGACGTGAATTACGCAACAAGAAATGCTCATGCAAAAACCTATACTGTTTTGAAAGGTGAATTTATCATCAACAAAGATATTCCGAATGAATTAAAAACTGTTTTTGACAGTGATAAATACGAAATTACTGCAAGATTATCTAATGCGCATCCGAAGATTAATAAAAACAAGAAAGAATTTCCAGCGTATGGTTTTGCCATTAAAATAAAAGATGATTCTGGAAGAACGATTTCCAATTATCCTTTGGTGAATTTCCCTTTGTTTCCGGTGAATTCTGTTTCTGTATTTTTGAAATTGTTTACTTCTGTCAATCGGTTTTTTGTGAAAAAATGGAGCAATTTTTTTTTGGTTTTAAAGCAGATTTACAAAGTTATTCCTTTTACTTTAAATCCATCTTTTCTAAAAAATGTTTGGAAGCTTCTTTTAAACAAAAATAATTTCATGCTTTCTTTTGAATATCATTCTGTAGGAGCTTATCGTTTTGATGATAAAATGATTAAAATTAAAGTAAGTCCAAAAAATATAGATAAAAATTTCGGTAAAAAATATTCTGTGAAAGAATCTGTTGAAAGCTTTTGCAGAAATCATGATTATTTAGCGGAGGTTTATATTCAGTTTTGTTATGATCTGAAAGACCAGCCTATTAATAGACTCAATGTTGAATGGAAAAACTCACCTTTCATCAAAATTGGAGAAATTAAAATTGAAAAAAACTCATTGCTTAATCCTAAAGGTTGCGAAAATGAACTTCTCTCTTTCAATCCTTTTGAAAGTGCTGAAATCTTTCAGCCAGTTGGAAAAATCCAGAAACTCAGAGATGAAGCGTATAAAGTTTCACTGCAGACGAGAAAGAAGATTAATAAGCTGTTGAAATATAAGTAA
- a CDS encoding TerC/Alx family metal homeostasis membrane protein, giving the protein MEKYNILELHPGLVWGFAITVVIMLLLDLGVFNKKSHEVSSKEATIWSIVWISLSMVFSGVVYWVFNTDGTPESHAIAVEKFTQYQAAYWIEKALSVDNLFVFILVFGFFKVPKFLHHKVLFWGIIGALVFRAIFIFAGVELIDLTYLPEMNVFGHAVKINVVMTLFGLFLIYAGIKSWGDGGDDEDEDYSNTAGAKLIKSFWKVSDNYDGDKFFTVKNGVKMATPLLVVVGVIEFTDVLFAVDSIPAIFAISKDPFILYTSNIFAILGLRSLYFLLANFIHMFSKLPYGLAIILAFIGVKMLIAPWYHISSPVSLGIVGGVLVLSVLISIMFPDKEDDEVKE; this is encoded by the coding sequence GTGGAAAAATACAATATTTTAGAACTGCACCCTGGTTTGGTGTGGGGGTTTGCGATAACGGTTGTTATCATGTTGCTTCTCGATTTGGGAGTATTTAATAAAAAAAGTCATGAGGTTTCTTCAAAAGAGGCTACAATCTGGTCAATTGTCTGGATCTCGCTGTCTATGGTTTTTTCTGGAGTTGTTTACTGGGTTTTCAATACAGATGGAACTCCGGAAAGTCACGCAATTGCGGTAGAGAAATTCACACAATATCAAGCTGCGTATTGGATTGAGAAGGCACTTTCTGTAGATAATCTCTTCGTATTTATATTGGTTTTCGGGTTTTTTAAAGTTCCAAAATTCTTGCACCACAAGGTTTTATTTTGGGGAATTATCGGGGCACTTGTTTTTAGAGCCATCTTTATTTTTGCAGGAGTTGAATTGATTGATTTAACTTACTTGCCTGAAATGAATGTTTTTGGTCACGCAGTGAAAATCAATGTTGTGATGACACTTTTTGGTTTATTCCTTATTTATGCGGGAATCAAATCTTGGGGTGACGGTGGAGACGATGAAGATGAAGATTACAGCAATACGGCAGGAGCAAAACTGATCAAAAGTTTCTGGAAAGTTTCAGATAACTATGATGGCGACAAGTTTTTTACCGTGAAAAACGGAGTTAAAATGGCAACACCTTTATTGGTTGTTGTTGGGGTAATTGAGTTTACAGACGTTCTTTTTGCAGTAGATTCTATTCCTGCGATTTTTGCGATTTCAAAAGATCCGTTTATTCTTTATACATCGAATATTTTTGCAATCTTAGGATTAAGATCTTTGTATTTCCTGTTGGCAAACTTTATTCACATGTTCAGCAAGCTACCTTATGGGTTGGCAATTATTTTGGCATTTATCGGTGTTAAGATGTTAATTGCACCTTGGTATCATATCTCATCTCCGGTTTCATTAGGAATTGTAGGTGGAGTTTTGGTGCTTTCGGTACTTATTTCTATCATGTTTCCCGACAAGGAAGATGACGAAGTAAAAGAATAA
- a CDS encoding TerD family protein gives MAINLQKGQRINLTKENGTTLSQACVGINWGAIEKKSFFGGTSKEAVDLDGSCILYDSNKNATEVIYFGNLKSKNGSVKHSGDDLTGDVNGDDGLDNEVITVDFSNLDPAVEHVAMVLHSYRGQDFGTIPFASIRIYEGSPTNVREVFAKYDIANDKSFSGHVSMVMGVFYKRNGEWKFNAIGDATSDKKLEQTVQTVQQKYL, from the coding sequence ATGGCTATTAACTTACAAAAAGGTCAGAGAATAAACCTTACTAAAGAAAACGGGACTACACTTTCCCAGGCTTGCGTAGGAATCAACTGGGGCGCTATCGAGAAGAAAAGTTTCTTCGGTGGAACTTCAAAAGAAGCAGTAGACTTAGACGGAAGCTGCATTTTGTACGATTCAAACAAAAATGCAACTGAAGTAATTTATTTTGGAAATCTTAAATCTAAAAACGGTTCTGTAAAACACAGCGGTGATGATTTAACCGGCGATGTGAATGGTGATGATGGATTAGACAACGAAGTAATCACCGTAGATTTTTCTAATTTAGATCCTGCTGTTGAGCATGTAGCAATGGTTTTGCACAGCTACAGAGGTCAGGATTTCGGTACAATTCCTTTTGCATCGATCAGAATCTATGAAGGAAGTCCAACAAACGTAAGAGAGGTATTTGCCAAATATGATATTGCCAATGATAAATCTTTCAGCGGACATGTATCTATGGTGATGGGAGTTTTCTATAAGAGAAACGGTGAATGGAAATTCAACGCAATCGGAGATGCAACTTCAGACAAAAAATTGGAACAGACGGTACAGACCGTTCAGCAAAAATATTTGTAA